CGGCGTATTTCCGGGTCATGATGATGACCGGCATCCGCAAGACGGCTCTTTTGTCCCTGAAGTGGGAGGACGTGGACTTCGAGCGCGGCTTTTTGACCTTGCGCGGCGCGTCCGCCAAGTCTGGCCGGACACAGACCATACCCGTGGCCCCGGAGGTTCTGGAGGTGTTGAAGGACATTCCCAGGACCGAAAGCCCCTATATCTGGCCGGGGCGCAATGGTGGCCATCGGGTGGACTTTCAGAGCATGGCGCGCCGCCTTCGGGACAGGGCCGGCTTGCCCAAGACGTTCCGGCCCTGCCACGGCTTGCGCCATGCCTACGCTTCCTGGCTGGCCTCAAGCGGTCAGGTTGACCTCTACACCCTGCAACGTCTCTTGACCCACGGCAGCGCGGCCATGACGGCGCGCTACGCCCACTTGGCGGACGATGCCCTGAAGCGGGCGGCGGCGGTGGCCGGCGGCATCCTGGATCTTGCCAGGGACCAGGACGACAAGATTGCCCATATCGGCGGCAAGGAATCGGCCCTACGGACTGGACAAATATAATAGGGATGTGGAGAGAATGACCTATGATCGATGCCAAAACCATTCATGAACAGATGATGCAGGATGACCCGGACTATGCGAGGGAGTACGACGCTCTTGAAGAGGAATTCGGAGTCATTCGGAAGATGATCCAGGCCAGAAAACGGGCCGGCATGAGTCAGGCGGACGTGGCCCGCGTGATGGGGATCAGTCAGCCACGGGTGGCGAAGATCGAAAGCGGTGGCAATATCAGCCTGGAAATCTTGCGGCGCTATGCCAGGGCAATGGGTTCCGATCTGGTGATTGATTTTGCCGTGCAGGGCGAAGAGCGGCGGATATGAGCAGGATTATTCAGTCAGCCCAAGAGGCTTTGGCCATTGCCAAGGGCGAAATGGACCCGAAGGAATACGCCGTGCATTCCGTGGCGGTGAGTTGCGAGCGCAACCGTACCGTGATCGATGCTAAGAGCGCGCCCAACGCCGAAACAATCGCAGCCATGGAGGAATGCCGCAACCCGGCAACGCTGAAGTCCTACGCGACTCCGAGCGAGTTGTGGGCGGAGCTGGACGCGGATTTGTGACGCGGGAGTTTGGAAAATAGGCGCTACCAAGGCCACGGGCATTCCCCGGCGGTATGTCAGCGAAATGGAGAACGGCAAACGCCCCATAGGCAAGCAGAACGCGCGCAAGCGGGCCGAAGCAC
This genomic interval from Spartobacteria bacterium contains the following:
- a CDS encoding site-specific integrase, yielding VSKKKHARTGKPLSAQTVKHVLSLLKRIVKWAADTDKIPPAVHLRFKMPSVDNLVTETMSPDQARAYFQALDEELDQDAAAYFRVMMMTGIRKTALLSLKWEDVDFERGFLTLRGASAKSGRTQTIPVAPEVLEVLKDIPRTESPYIWPGRNGGHRVDFQSMARRLRDRAGLPKTFRPCHGLRHAYASWLASSGQVDLYTLQRLLTHGSAAMTARYAHLADDALKRAAAVAGGILDLARDQDDKIAHIGGKESALRTGQI
- a CDS encoding XRE family transcriptional regulator, with amino-acid sequence MIDAKTIHEQMMQDDPDYAREYDALEEEFGVIRKMIQARKRAGMSQADVARVMGISQPRVAKIESGGNISLEILRRYARAMGSDLVIDFAVQGEERRI